A single genomic interval of Zingiber officinale cultivar Zhangliang chromosome 4A, Zo_v1.1, whole genome shotgun sequence harbors:
- the LOC121971692 gene encoding protein transport protein SEC23-like, which translates to MDTPSLPPPSMGYSPPVATPNTLMPRPERRPTPLAFSSPSTFSPLPPQQNQLPRTSSQTPRSLSSGDGVHVNTPLSQFSTPPGPPLFSPPLRPAAVPFRATPTTPQPVPFSSGSTLPTSSSPHYSNGSHELSLHRSAGLDESTFESPYVLFSAHKVLKRKKLANVPCLGFGALVSPGREIAPGPEVVHREPYRCQSCGAYANLYCEILIGSGQWQCVICQRLNSSDGEYIVPSKEDLQNWPELSSSAIDYVQIGNKRPGFIPVSDSRMTAPIFLVIDECLDEAHLQHLQGSLHAFVDSLPPTTRLGVITYGRTVSVYDFSEGSVASADVIPGDKSPTEESLRALIYGTGVYLSPVHASLPVMHTIFSSLRSYKLNIPEASRDRCIGTAVEVALAIIRGPSADMTRGIIKRSGGNCRIIACIGGPSTYGPGSVPYSVSHPNYEYMERTAMKWMEHLGQEALRHETMVDILCAGTCPVRIPVLQPLAKSSGGVLILHDDFGEAFGVNLQRASMRASGSHGLFEIRCSDDILVTQVIGPGEEATADSHETFKNDSSFYIQMHSVEETQSFSLSMETKGDIKNDYVYFQFAARYSNIYQAGISRVITVRLPTVDSVSMYLRSIQEDVAAVLIAKRALLHAKTSSDAIDMRLTVDERVKDIALKFGSQPPKSKLYQFPRELSTLPESLFHLRRGSLLGNIVGHEDERSVLRNLFLNASFDLSLRMLAPRCLMHHEGGTFEELPAYDLAMQSNAAVVLDHGTDIFIWLGTELAAQEGKSAAALAACKTLAEELSEQRFPAPRILSFKEGSSQARYFVSRLIPAHKDPPYEQEARFPQLRTLTPDQRTKLKCSFIHFDDYSFCEWMRSLKLVPPEPS; encoded by the exons ATGGATACTCCATCGCTTCCACCTCCTTCTATGGGCTACTCTCCTCCAGTTGCCACTCCTAATACCCTAATGCCTCGACCTGAACGGCGGCCTACTCCACTTGCATTCTCCTCTCCATCAACATTTTCTCCTCTGCCACCCCAACAAAACCAACTGCCTCGCACATCGTCACAGACGCCTAGATCACTGTCATCAGGAGACGGAGTCCATGTTAACACTCCCCTTTCACAATTCAGTACTCCTCCCGGACCACCACTTTTCTCTCCACCTCTTCGGCCAGCAGCAGTGCCTTTCCGAGCTACACCAACGACCCCGCAACCAGTACCATTCTCGTCAGGATCTACTTTACCAACATCCTCATCGCCTCATTATTCCAATGGATCCCATGAGCTGTCATTGCACCGTTCTGCTGGTCTGGATGAGTCTACTTTTGAGTCCCCGTATGTTCTATTTTCTGCTCACAAG GTGTTAAAGCGTAAAAAACTTGCAAATGTGCCTTGCTTGGGTTTTGGAGCTTTGGTCTCCCCTGGGAGAGAAATTGCACCTGGTCCTGAGGTTGTACACCGTGAACCCTATCGTTGTCAAAGTTGCGGGGCTTATGCAAACCTTTACTGTGAAATTCTAATTGGATCAGGACAGTGGCAGTGTGTAATATGTCAGAGATTGAATAGCAGTGATGGCGAATATATAGTTCCCAGTAAGGAAGATCTTCAAAACTGGCCAGAACTCTCTTCCTCAGCTATTGATTACGTTCAGATAGGAAATAAACGGCCAGGTTTTATTCCAGTTTCTGACTCGAGAATGACTGCACCTATTTTTCTTGTAATTGATGAATGCTTAGATGAAGCACATCTCCAGCATCTCCAAGGTTCTTTGCATGCTTTTGTTGACTCCCTGCCCCCCACTACAAGGCTTGGTGTCATAACATATGGACGGACAGTGTCAGTGTATGATTTTTCAGAGGGCTCAGTGGCATCAGCTGATGTTATACCAGGTGACAAATCACCCACCGAAGAATCTTTGAGAGCTCTCATATATGGCACTGGTGTTTATTTGTCACCTGTACATGCTTCACTTCCCGTGATGCACACTATATTTTCTTCTCTAAGGTCATATAAACTCAACATTCCAGAAGCATCTCGTGACCGATGCATAGGTACAGCAGTGGAGGTTGCTCTAGCAATCATTCGTGGACCATCAGCTGATATGACACGTGGAATCATCAAAAGATCAGGAGGCAATTGCAGAATCATTGCCTGTATTGGTGGTCCTAGTACTTATGGACCTGGATCAGTTCCATACTCAGTTTCTCATCCAAATTATGAATACATGGAGAGGACAGCTATGAAGTGGATGGAACATCTTGGTCAAGAAGCACTCCGACATGAGACTATGGTGGATATTCTTTGTGCAGGTACATGCCCAGTTAGGATTCCTGTTCTACAGCCTCTAGCAAAAAGCTCTGGTGGTGTACTGATACTTCATGACGATTTTGGAGAAGCATTTGGTGTCAACTTGCAAAGAGCATCCATGAGGGCTTCCGGTTCACATGGATTGTTTGAAATACGCTGTTCGGATGATATTCTTGTGACTCAAGTCATTGGGCCAGGAGAAGAGGCCACTGCTGATTCACATGAAACATTCAAGAATGACTCTTCATTTTATATCCAGATGCATAGCGTTGAAGAAACACAGAGCTTTTCCTTGTCCATGGAAACTAAAGGAGATATTAAGAATGACTATGTTTATTTCCAATTTGCAGCTCGTTATTCAAATATATATCAAGCTGGCATTTCTAGAGTGATTACTGTCAGGTTACCTACTGTGGACAGTGTATCCATGTATCTTAGAAGTATCCAAGAAGATGTAGCAGCTGTGCTTATTGCTAAGAGAGCTCTCTTGCATGCTAAGACATCTTCTGACGCTATTGATATGAGACTTACAGTAGATGAAAGAGTTAAGGATATTGCTTTAAAGTTTGGTTCTCAGCCACCCAAGTCCAAGCTTTATCAGTTTCCTCGGGAGTTATCAACTCTTCCTGAAAGCTTATTCCATCTTAGAAGGGGATCACTGTTAGGAAATATTGTTGGTCATGAGGATGAAAGGTCAGTCTTAAGAAACTTGTTCTTGAATGCCTCATTTGATTTGTCCCTTCGGATGTTGGCACCTCGATGTCTGATGCATCATGAAGGAGGTACCTTTGAGGAGTTACCAGCATATGATCTTGCTATGCAATCTAATGCAGCTGTGGTCCTTGACCATGGAACAGATATTTTCATATGGTTG GGTACTGAGCTTGCAGCTCAAGAAGGAAAAAGTGCAGCAGCTTTAGCAGCTTGTAAAACATTAGCTGAGGAACTATCTGAGCAACGCTTTCCAGCTCCTCGGATTCTTTCATTTAAA GAGGGAAGCTCCCAGGCTCGGTATTTTGTTTCTCGTTTGATTCCAGCACACAAGGATCCTCCTTACGAGCAG GAGGCAAGATTCCCTCAGCTTCGCACCTTAACCCCTGATCAAAGAACAAAGCTAAAATGCAGCTTCATTCACTTTGACGATTACAGTTTTTGTGAGTGGATGCGAAGCCTGAAGCTAGTGCCCCCTGAACCCAGTTAA